One window of the Paenibacillus beijingensis genome contains the following:
- a CDS encoding response regulator has protein sequence MEQELMNTGLTAEPIKVLLVDDHEMVRIGLAAVLDTEAGIEVVGEASNGQDGIRLAQAYKPDVVLMDLVMEGMDGVETTGKLLEQCPDCKVVVLTSYLDDSKLYPVIEAGAFSYLLKTSRATEIADAIRAASRGQSVLESQVAAKMMNRFRGPRSASQKQLHEELTEREMDVLKLVAKGLSNQEIADQLFIGIKTVKFHVTNILNKLCVEDRTQAAIYAHKHQIAE, from the coding sequence ATGGAACAGGAATTGATGAATACCGGACTTACGGCTGAGCCGATCAAAGTGCTGCTTGTCGACGATCATGAGATGGTAAGGATCGGACTTGCGGCGGTACTTGATACGGAGGCGGGAATCGAGGTCGTTGGGGAAGCAAGCAACGGACAGGACGGAATCCGGCTCGCCCAGGCGTATAAACCGGACGTCGTGCTGATGGATCTCGTCATGGAAGGAATGGACGGCGTAGAAACGACGGGCAAGCTGCTTGAGCAGTGCCCCGACTGCAAAGTTGTCGTGTTGACGAGCTACTTGGATGACAGCAAGCTGTACCCGGTAATTGAAGCCGGAGCGTTCAGCTATTTGCTGAAAACATCGCGCGCGACGGAAATTGCCGATGCGATCCGCGCGGCTTCAAGGGGCCAGTCGGTGCTGGAATCCCAGGTTGCGGCGAAAATGATGAATCGCTTCCGCGGGCCCCGTTCCGCTTCCCAAAAACAGCTTCATGAAGAATTGACGGAGCGGGAGATGGATGTGCTGAAGCTCGTTGCGAAGGGGTTGTCCAATCAGGAAATCGCCGATCAGCTGTTTATCGGGATAAAAACGGTCAAGTTTCATGTAACGAACATATTAAACAAACTGTGCGTGGAGGACCGGACCCAGGCCGCCATTTATGCGCACAAGCACCAAATTGCGGAATAA
- a CDS encoding YwmB family TATA-box binding protein: protein MEGNSRRSALRGMALVMLLLAAAALVMIYQANQSKGTNVTAAGSEGATTGDVKRLWEWTDGELQGGAPGGSWQLRFDADASVDEVKRMAELLGIKPLAVTAGALDETDGLEGNLWQGEVVRGGGALSLWAKRTGSSGRAADLVIRYELGQKASLDALLAQANAVLSAAAETGLHAKMNLNVHGYAIRSNSMRRLADIAQADSRDTYKDGATVSATYFTPLLTASVSLGGGKKGNLQLAVHDDTESKRIELTAGVPLISGDYSKAD from the coding sequence ATGGAAGGAAATTCGCGGCGGTCCGCGCTGCGCGGGATGGCGCTTGTCATGCTTCTGCTTGCCGCCGCCGCTCTCGTCATGATCTATCAGGCCAATCAAAGCAAAGGAACGAATGTTACGGCCGCCGGCTCGGAGGGCGCGACAACAGGCGACGTGAAGCGGCTGTGGGAATGGACCGATGGCGAGCTCCAGGGGGGCGCCCCCGGCGGCTCGTGGCAGCTGCGGTTCGATGCCGACGCTTCGGTCGATGAAGTGAAAAGGATGGCTGAGCTGCTCGGAATCAAGCCGCTTGCCGTTACTGCCGGAGCGCTGGATGAAACGGATGGTCTGGAGGGTAACCTATGGCAGGGAGAGGTCGTCCGGGGAGGGGGAGCGTTATCATTATGGGCAAAAAGGACCGGAAGCTCAGGCAGGGCAGCGGATCTCGTCATCCGCTATGAGCTCGGCCAAAAAGCGTCGCTTGACGCACTGCTGGCACAGGCAAACGCGGTGCTCAGCGCGGCGGCGGAAACGGGGCTCCATGCCAAAATGAACTTGAACGTGCATGGGTATGCGATCCGCAGCAACAGTATGCGCCGGCTTGCCGATATCGCACAGGCTGACTCTCGGGATACATACAAGGACGGGGCTACGGTGAGCGCGACCTATTTTACCCCGCTGCTGACGGCATCGGTTTCACTGGGCGGCGGAAAGAAAGGCAATCTGCAGCTGGCTGTCCACGACGATACGGAAAGCAAGCGGATCGAGCTGACAGCAGGGGTGCCGCTCATTTCCGGCGATTATTCGAAAGCGGATTAG
- the zwf gene encoding glucose-6-phosphate dehydrogenase codes for MNYANTQEAVAAEGAVFYLFGATGDLARRKLFPALFSLYKEGKLGEQFAVVGLARRPRTNEQFREDVYESINEFCRYKAKDADMWNRFAQHFVYMPLDIHNVDGFRELDRLSGELDKKFDIKGNRLFYLALAPELFGPVSFNLKGGGLLESPGWHRLVIEKPFGYDLDSARKLNEQLSQVFNEEEIYRIDHYLGKEMVQNIQVLRFANAFFEPLWNNQHIANVQITLSETVGVEERGGYYDNSGALRDMGQNHMLQMLTMIAMEPPSRLHPEGLRDEKVKVLRSLRKYNSSDEVRQNVVRAQYAEGNQGGKPLPAYRQEESVPADSMTETYFAAKVMVDNFRWAGVPFFIRTGKRLPVKTTEVVIEFKNVPENVLFAKRHDLGPNLLVIRVNPMEGIYIKINAKRPGSDNEVQPVAMEFCQSCQVGINTPEAYELLIYDAARGDSTYFTRWDEVAQAWSFVDRIAQAWRENPNDLQFYPAGSWGPERSKRLLADEGFHWWPVNGQEEDNVIWVKGSKS; via the coding sequence ATGAACTACGCAAACACACAGGAAGCAGTGGCCGCAGAAGGCGCGGTCTTTTATCTGTTCGGAGCAACCGGAGATTTGGCCCGGAGAAAGCTCTTTCCGGCGCTGTTCAGTCTATATAAAGAAGGCAAGCTTGGCGAACAGTTCGCTGTCGTTGGACTTGCCCGCCGTCCGCGCACGAATGAGCAGTTCCGTGAGGACGTGTATGAATCGATCAATGAATTTTGCCGCTATAAAGCGAAGGACGCTGATATGTGGAACCGGTTCGCGCAGCATTTTGTCTATATGCCGCTGGACATCCACAACGTGGATGGGTTCCGCGAGCTTGACCGCTTGTCCGGCGAGTTGGATAAGAAATTCGATATTAAGGGCAACCGCCTGTTTTATCTCGCGCTTGCGCCGGAGCTGTTCGGACCGGTGTCGTTCAACCTGAAGGGCGGCGGGCTTCTTGAATCGCCCGGATGGCACCGCCTTGTAATCGAGAAGCCGTTCGGCTACGATTTGGATTCCGCGCGCAAGCTGAACGAGCAGCTCAGCCAAGTGTTCAATGAAGAAGAGATTTACCGGATTGACCACTATCTTGGCAAAGAAATGGTGCAGAATATCCAGGTTCTCCGCTTCGCGAACGCGTTCTTCGAGCCGCTTTGGAACAACCAGCATATCGCGAATGTGCAGATTACGCTGTCGGAAACGGTCGGGGTCGAAGAACGCGGCGGTTATTACGACAATTCCGGCGCGCTTCGCGACATGGGACAGAACCATATGCTGCAGATGCTTACCATGATTGCGATGGAACCGCCGAGCCGACTTCACCCGGAGGGCCTCCGCGATGAGAAGGTGAAAGTGCTGCGCTCGCTGCGCAAATACAATTCCAGCGACGAAGTTCGCCAAAACGTCGTGCGCGCTCAATATGCCGAAGGCAACCAAGGCGGCAAACCGCTGCCGGCATACCGTCAGGAAGAAAGCGTTCCGGCCGACTCGATGACGGAAACTTATTTTGCCGCGAAGGTGATGGTGGACAACTTCCGCTGGGCCGGAGTGCCGTTCTTTATCCGAACGGGTAAACGTCTGCCGGTCAAGACGACGGAGGTTGTGATCGAGTTCAAGAACGTGCCGGAAAACGTGCTGTTTGCAAAGCGTCATGATCTTGGACCGAACCTGCTCGTCATTCGCGTCAATCCGATGGAAGGCATCTATATCAAAATCAACGCCAAAAGGCCGGGTTCCGACAATGAAGTCCAGCCGGTAGCGATGGAGTTTTGCCAAAGCTGCCAAGTTGGCATCAATACGCCGGAAGCTTACGAGCTGCTCATTTACGATGCGGCGCGCGGCGATTCCACCTATTTCACGCGTTGGGACGAAGTGGCGCAGGCCTGGTCGTTCGTCGACCGGATTGCGCAGGCGTGGAGAGAAAATCCGAACGATCTCCAATTTTATCCGGCCGGTTCGTGGGGACCGGAGCGTTCGAAAAGGCTGCTTGCCGACGAAGGCTTCCACTGGTGGCCGGTGAACGGTCAAGAGGAGGATAACGTCATCTGGGTCAAGGGCAGCAAAAGCTAA